A window from Amblyomma americanum isolate KBUSLIRL-KWMA chromosome 7, ASM5285725v1, whole genome shotgun sequence encodes these proteins:
- the LOC144098402 gene encoding DNA polymerase beta-like codes for MGKKKWSETGKPNGDICEFLNELADYEKNITRNIYKSNAYRKAAVTLEKLDKRVASAEEAKALPGIGAKISQKIAEFLRTGKVSKLEKVRSDESTSAIQELTRVSGIGPAHAKSLYDRGIRSVDELRQNQDALTEHQKIGLRHLEDFEKRIPREEVALLEARVVDELNQFDEDYQAVACGSYRRGLPTSGDIDVLVCHKSYRSTDKRPPKLLARLVEHLRQAGLVTDVMSLGETKFAGVCQLDASRPHRRIDIRVLPQDQFFCGLLYFTGSDLFNQSMRAHAIQQNMTLSEYALRPIGCTGVPGEPLPVSSERDVFDWLGLPYWEPDKRNGPLKP; via the coding sequence ATGGGAAAAAAGAAATGGAGCGAAACTGGCAAGCCCAACGGCGACATTTGCGAGTTTCTGAACGAGTTGGCCGACTACGAAAAGAACATTACGCGTAACATTTACAAGAGCAACGCGTACCGCAAAGCAGCCGTAACGCTTGAGAAGCTAGACAAGAGAGTGGCAAGTGCTGAGGAAGCTAAGGCACTACCTGGGATCGGCGCGAAAATTTCTCAGAAGATAGCAGAGTTCCTACGAACGGGAAAAGTTTCGAAGCTCGAGAAGGTCCGCAGCGACGAGAGCACAAGTGCGATCCAAGAGCTTACGCGCGTGTCAGGCATAGGACCCGCGCACGCGAAGTCCCTCTACGACAGAGGCATTCGCAGTGTTGATGAGCTGCGTCAGAACCAGGACGCACTGACAGAGCACCAGAAGATCGGGCTGCGTCACCTGGAAGATTTCGAGAAGCGTATCCCCCGGGAAGAAGTGGCCCTTTTGGAGGCCCGCGTCGTCGACGAACTGAATCAGTTTGACGAGGACTACCAGGCAGTCGCATGCGGCAGCTATCGTAGGGGCCTCCCCACGAGCGGCGACATCGACGTGTTGGTGTGCCACAAGAGCTATCGGTCTACGGATAAGAGACCGCCGAAACTACTGGCGCGCCTTGTAGAACACCTGCGTCAAGCGGGCCTTGTCACTGACGTCATGTCTTTGGGAGAAACAAAGTTTGCGGGCGTGTGCCAGCTCGATGCGTCGCGGCCTCATCGACGCATTGACATACGCGTACTTCCGCAGGATCAGTTCTTCTGCGGCTTGCTCTACTTCACGGGCAGCGACTTGTTCAACCAAAGCATGCGCGCGCATGCCATCCAGCAAAACATGACGCTGAGCGAGTACGCGCTGCGCCCAATCGGTTGCACGGGTGTCCCGGGAGAGCCCCTGCCCGTAAGCAGCGAGCGCGACGTGTTTGATTGGTTAGGCCTGCCTTACTGGGAGCCAGACAAGCGCAATGGTCCTCTGAAACCATAA
- the Ubc7 gene encoding ubiquitin conjugating enzyme 7, producing MAGSALRRLMAEYKQLTLNPPEGIIAGPVSEENFFEWEALITGPEGTCFEGGVFPAKLTFPPDYPLSPPKMQFTCEMYHPNIYADGRVCISILHAPGEDPMGYESSAERWSPVQSVEKILLSVVSMLAEPNDESGANVDAAKMWREDRQQFNRIADRLVRKSLGMLAS from the coding sequence ATGGCCGGGTCGGCGTTGCGCAGGCTGATGGCCGAGTACAAGCAGCTGACTCTGAACCCACCCGAAGGCATCATAGCGGGGCCTGTGAGCGAGGAGAACTTCTTCGAATGGGAAGCCCTGATCACGGGACCGGAGGGTACCTGTTTCGAAGGCGGCGTTTTCCCGGCCAAGCTCACCTTTCCCCCAGACTACCCACTGAGTCCACCCAAGATGCAGTTTACGTGCGAGATGTATCACCCCAACATCTACGCTGACGGCCGTGTCTGCATCTCGATCCTGCACGCGCCAGGCGAGGACCCCATGGGCTACGAGTCGAGCGCCGAGCGGTGGAGCCCCGTGCAGAGCGTCGAGAAGATCCTGCTTTCAGTGGTATCCATGCTGGCAGAGCCCAATGACGAGAGTGGCGCCAACGTAGACGCGGCCAAGATGTGGCGCGAGGACAGACAGCAGTTCAATCGCATAGCCGACCGTCTGGTGCGCAAGTCGCTCGGTATGCTCGCCTCCTGA
- the Ist1 gene encoding increased sodium tolerance 1-like protein, whose protein sequence is MFSAGPNYAKLKTNLRLTINRLKLLERKKTELAQKARKEIAEHLANGKTERARIRVEHIIREDYLVEAMELVEVYCDLLLARFGLLQQMKTLDEGLSEAVSSLIWVAPRLQADVAELKAVADQLAIKYGKPYAQAARDNGLSTVSENLMQKLSVQAPPRLLVEQYLIEIAKSHDVPYEPDKSVMEEPSDQASPPPLLIDLGATARPPGFIADPYPQFVPGSAPQGVDYTPPPAAGSMGPDYKAPPLAHPPGPDFGVAPQKMEMPGPPPIPLAPPVAGPYPALNPHTVGFADGLPPYSAVSGLPDLPSVPAGSLPKPPSKEDDLDFDDLTRRFEELKKRK, encoded by the coding sequence ATGTTTTCCGCGGGTCCCAACTACGCCAAGTTGAAGACCAACTTGAGGCTGACGATCAACCGTTTGAAGCTTCTTGAGCGCAAGAAGACCGAGCTAGCGCAGAAGGCGCGCAAGGAGATCGCAGAACACCTGGCGAACGGGAAAACCGAAAGGGCGCGGATACGTGTGGAGCACATAATCCGAGAGGATTACCTTGTCGAAGCCATGGAACTCGTCGAAGTCTACTGTGACCTACTGCTGGCACGTTTCGGTCTCCTGCAGCAGATGAAGACGCTGGACGAAGGTCTCTCGGAAGCCGTGTCCAGCCTGATTTGGGTGGCACCGCGGCTGCAAGCCGACGTTGCCGAACTGAAAGCAGTCGCCGATCAGCTGGCGATCAAGTACGGAAAACCGTACGCTCAGGCTGCTCGCGATAACGGGCTGTCAACGGTGAGCGAAAATTTAATGCAGAAGTTGAGCGTTCAGGCGCCACCACGGCTGCTGGTCGAGCAGTACCTCATAGAGATCGCGAAAAGCCACGACGTGCCCTACGAGCCGGACAAATCCGTCATGGAGGAACCGAGCGATCAGGCATCGCCGCCACCGCTCCTCATCGACTTGGGCGCTACAGCTAGGCCGCCCGGCTTCATCGCAGACCCCTACCCGCAATTCGTGCCTGGCAGTGCACCACAGGGTGTGGACTACACGCCGCCGCCAGCTGCTGGATCAATGGGACCAGACTACAAGGCGCCGCCGCTGGCCCATCCTCCGGGGCCCGACTTTGGAGTTGCGCCGCAGAAGATGGAGATGCCTGGCCCCCCGCCTATTCCCTTGGCGCCGCCTGTCGCTGGCCCATACCCTGCCCTCAACCCGCACACTGTCGGTTTTGCTGACGGCCTACCGCCGTACAGTGCAGTGAGCGGTCTGCCGGACCTCCCTTCGGTCCCCGCGGGCAGCCTGCCTAAGCCGCCATCCAAGGAAGACGACCTCGACTTTGACGACTTGACGCGCCGATTTGAGGAGCTCAAGAAGCGGAAGTAG
- the Nup43 gene encoding nucleoporin 43, giving the protein MVQVNVKYVGQKVSRVRFRPESQSFLNRQEYSLVSGSWDDKPNSLSLWACSARPSEDSSDAGMRRLHTVELVADTGYLCFAGGDILAAALSSGEVRLYRCSSNELQEQQRWSHLHPGYPCTAVAARGPAKLCSVGEDGRLCQLTPGRPEPVRVIDGANSGCPTCLSYVRQEHVIVGNLAGHLQLWDLASPDKRPAQDLAWTGQQVTCLAQHQTQGHLVACGAASGQLSLWDLRQTRLATVTLAAPTQGALADMVFHPEGSLLFCAHDGSLLRWATPGPPRGEVEMDALVRPPGSPLNSLDLQGPLVAAGTDSETLLLLSQR; this is encoded by the exons ATGGTGCAAGTAAATGTTAAATACGTCGGCCAGAAGGTCAGTCGCGTCCGTTTTAGACCGGAAAGCCAAAGTTTTCTAAACAGACAAGAGTACTCCTTAGTCTCCGGCAGCTGGGATGACAAG CCAAACTCTCTGTCCCTGTGGGCGTGTTCTGCCAGACCGAGTGAAGATTCCTCTGATGCCGGCATGCGTCGTCTTCACACGGTTGAATTGGTTGCCGATACAGGCTACCTCTGC TTTGCAGGTGGGGACATTCTAGCAGCTGCACTCTCCTCTGGTGAAGTACGGCTCTACCGCTGCAGTAGCAACGAG CTGCAGGAACAGCAGCGATGGAGTCACCTGCATCCCGGATATCCATGTACTGCTGTTGCTGCCCGTGGTCCAGCCAAACTGTGCAGCGTTGGCGAAGATGGCAGACTGTGCCAGCTCACACCTGGTCGCCCTGAGCCTGTGAGAGTTATAG ATGGTGCCAACAGCGGGTGCCCAACGTGCCTGTCCTATGTGCGGCAGGAGCATGTGATTGTGGGAAACCTGGCTGGGCACCTGCAGCTCTGGGACTTGGCATCTCCTGACAAACGGCCAGCGCAAGACCTTGCCTG GACTGGCCAACAGGTGACATGCCTGGCACAGCACCAGACCCAGGGACACCTGGTGGCCTGCGGTGCAGCCAGTGGACAGCTTTCCCTCTGGGACTTGCGCCAGACACGCCTTGCCACTGTTACCCTGGCGGCACCCACACAGGGTGCCCTTGCTGATATGGTCTTCCATCCCGAGGGCAGCCTGCTGTTTTGTGCCCACGATGGCTCCCTGCTGCGATGGGCTACACCCG GGCCTCCCCGTGGTGAAGTGGAAATGGATGCCCTTGTTCGTCCTCCTGGGAGTCCACTTAATAGCCTTGACCTCCAGGGTCCCTTGGTGGCAGCTGGAACAGACAGTGAAACGCTACTTCTTCTGTCACAACGATAG